The following proteins come from a genomic window of Corynebacterium crudilactis:
- a CDS encoding IclR family transcriptional regulator: MSSQDSMSAPVESVDRALRLLIYLRENDSISVKEAAEHLDIAASTAHRLLSTLARRDFVVQDFSRRYRLGRMVLGTEKSIISEADLRAAAMDPMTRLQQAVRETVQVMVLKGGNIRFVDGVEPDTILRVTRRAGDEMPAFVSSGGKVILGRLSNQEVEEIYRRGLIEWPTRKVTSLKMLKRMLTQVRRNGYALSVEETEQGVVGVGVCILGKDARPLGALTLAIPVSRFDRNRLTEYVEGLKTAVAEVEATLLSS, encoded by the coding sequence ATGTCTTCCCAAGACTCTATGTCAGCGCCAGTGGAATCAGTAGATCGTGCTCTCCGACTGCTCATTTACTTGCGTGAGAATGATTCCATCTCAGTTAAAGAGGCAGCGGAACATCTAGACATTGCTGCCTCCACTGCGCATAGATTGCTCTCCACATTGGCTAGGCGTGACTTTGTTGTGCAGGATTTCTCCCGCCGTTATCGCCTAGGCAGGATGGTCTTGGGAACGGAGAAGAGCATTATCAGTGAGGCTGATCTGCGTGCTGCTGCCATGGATCCCATGACAAGGCTCCAACAAGCCGTTCGGGAAACTGTGCAGGTGATGGTGCTAAAAGGCGGAAATATCCGCTTTGTTGATGGTGTTGAGCCGGATACTATTTTGCGAGTCACACGCAGAGCTGGTGATGAAATGCCAGCCTTTGTTTCTTCTGGCGGAAAAGTGATTCTTGGTCGTTTGTCTAACCAAGAAGTGGAAGAAATCTATCGGCGCGGTCTGATCGAATGGCCTACGCGTAAAGTTACATCGCTGAAAATGTTGAAGCGAATGCTCACTCAAGTGCGAAGAAATGGATATGCCTTGAGCGTGGAAGAAACCGAGCAGGGAGTTGTGGGCGTCGGAGTATGCATTCTGGGAAAGGATGCACGTCCGCTTGGAGCCTTGACGCTGGCAATACCTGTTTCCCGTTTCGATAGGAACCGTCTTACAGAGTATGTGGAAGGTTTAAAAACGGCTGTTGCAGAAGTGGAAGCGACACTTCTATCAAGCTAA
- a CDS encoding MFS transporter: protein MSPIRSKKKIKDEPRLTVEDVNVVPPKKIRPAIKGTVVGNFMEWYDFGIYGYLTVTMTAVFTQGLPEEWQLLAVMFGFAVSYLVRPLGGLVLGPLGDKVGRQKVLYVTMAMMAVSTALIGLLPTAASIGAWALVLLYLLKMIQGFSTGGEYAGATTYVAEFAPDRRRGFFGSFLDMGSYLGFAAGASVVAITTWVTTHFYGATAMEDFGWRIPFLTAIPLGIIAVYLRTRIPETPAFENNQDGEDAVLEKDSDDPYARLGLMGVIRHHWRPLLIGIAIVAATNTAGYALTSYMPVYLEEQIGLHSASAAAVTVPVLVVMSLLLPFVGKWSDKVGRKPVYATAVAATLILMVPAFMIMNIGTIGAVLIALSMVAIPTGLYVALSASALPALFPTASRFSGMGISYNISVSLFGGTTPLITQFLLQKTGLDIVPALYIMFFSAIAGIALLFMTESSQKPLLGSFPTVETKSEAVEIVKNQDEDPNIDLSHMPFPDEETIEPEKQNA from the coding sequence GTGAGCCCGATTCGCTCAAAAAAGAAAATCAAAGACGAACCACGATTAACAGTTGAAGATGTAAATGTTGTTCCTCCGAAAAAGATCCGCCCTGCCATTAAAGGCACTGTGGTGGGTAACTTTATGGAGTGGTACGACTTCGGTATTTATGGTTATTTAACAGTCACAATGACCGCGGTGTTTACGCAAGGTCTGCCGGAAGAGTGGCAGCTGCTGGCCGTGATGTTCGGTTTCGCGGTGTCCTATTTAGTACGTCCCTTGGGTGGTCTTGTACTTGGACCATTAGGCGACAAGGTAGGCCGTCAGAAGGTCCTTTATGTCACCATGGCCATGATGGCGGTGTCTACTGCGCTGATTGGCTTGCTGCCGACGGCGGCGTCGATAGGCGCTTGGGCTTTGGTGCTTTTATATCTGTTGAAGATGATCCAGGGCTTTTCCACCGGTGGTGAATATGCAGGTGCAACCACATATGTGGCAGAATTTGCGCCGGATCGCCGTCGTGGCTTCTTTGGTTCTTTCCTAGATATGGGCTCTTACTTGGGCTTTGCTGCAGGTGCTTCCGTCGTTGCGATCACTACTTGGGTGACCACGCATTTCTATGGCGCTACTGCCATGGAGGATTTCGGTTGGCGTATTCCATTCCTGACGGCAATTCCATTGGGCATCATCGCTGTTTATCTGCGTACCCGAATCCCGGAAACTCCTGCGTTTGAAAATAACCAGGATGGCGAAGATGCTGTCCTGGAAAAGGATTCTGACGATCCTTATGCACGCCTTGGCTTGATGGGCGTGATCCGCCACCACTGGCGTCCACTGCTGATCGGTATTGCAATTGTTGCAGCAACGAATACTGCAGGTTATGCCCTGACTAGTTATATGCCGGTGTACCTAGAGGAGCAGATTGGTCTGCACTCTGCATCTGCTGCGGCGGTGACGGTCCCAGTTTTGGTTGTGATGTCTTTGCTCTTGCCTTTCGTGGGCAAGTGGAGTGATAAGGTGGGCCGCAAGCCTGTGTATGCAACGGCTGTGGCTGCGACGTTGATCTTGATGGTTCCTGCCTTCATGATCATGAATATCGGCACAATCGGTGCGGTGCTGATTGCACTGTCCATGGTTGCGATCCCAACTGGTTTGTATGTGGCGCTGTCTGCATCCGCACTGCCGGCACTGTTCCCAACTGCATCACGTTTCTCCGGAATGGGTATTTCTTACAACATTTCGGTGTCGCTGTTTGGTGGCACTACCCCGCTGATCACCCAGTTCTTGTTGCAAAAGACCGGCCTGGATATCGTGCCAGCGTTGTACATCATGTTCTTCTCTGCAATCGCAGGTATTGCCTTGTTGTTCATGACTGAGTCTTCACAGAAGCCTTTGCTTGGTTCATTCCCCACTGTGGAAACCAAGTCTGAGGCAGTAGAGATCGTGAAGAATCAGGATGAAGATCCCAATATTGATCTTTCCCATATGCCGTTTCCCGATGAGGAAACCATAGAACCGGAAAAGCAAAACGCATAA
- a CDS encoding slipin family protein: MGIFRSRSAAMGWSMYAPGQAVPVAEWQSSAVRSPVPQVGFTVLRQRDGEISRLKGREFSRLGDQFRQVDLRRRLIQIHPQSIPTADAMSVTITLALTASTLDPVKFIADSQNPEEEIYLAAQIALREMVVAMPLEDFIGVRIDLEPVLAAAQAAAKNVGVEVSSVLLKDLNLPREYSGALQESIVARIQAETDLERARNEVKTTRARLASAKVLEQNPILAKIRMLEALPPGSTIEVRDGDSKT, translated from the coding sequence ATGGGAATTTTTCGTTCGCGTTCAGCTGCAATGGGTTGGTCTATGTATGCGCCTGGTCAAGCGGTTCCGGTAGCAGAGTGGCAGAGCTCGGCGGTGCGCTCCCCTGTGCCACAAGTAGGTTTCACGGTGCTTCGGCAGCGTGATGGTGAAATCTCACGGTTGAAGGGGCGGGAGTTTTCTCGGCTTGGGGATCAATTCCGTCAGGTAGATCTGCGGAGGCGATTGATTCAGATTCACCCGCAGTCTATTCCCACTGCTGATGCGATGTCTGTGACTATTACGTTGGCTTTGACTGCAAGCACTCTTGATCCGGTGAAGTTTATTGCTGATTCGCAGAATCCGGAGGAAGAGATCTACTTGGCAGCTCAGATTGCATTGCGTGAGATGGTCGTGGCTATGCCGTTGGAAGATTTCATTGGCGTGCGTATTGATTTAGAGCCGGTGCTTGCCGCTGCTCAAGCTGCTGCGAAGAATGTTGGCGTGGAAGTGTCTTCTGTATTGCTTAAGGATTTGAATCTCCCACGCGAGTACTCGGGAGCGTTGCAAGAGTCGATTGTGGCGAGAATCCAAGCAGAAACTGATTTGGAACGTGCTCGCAATGAGGTGAAAACTACTCGTGCTCGCCTGGCAAGCGCGAAAGTGTTGGAACAAAACCCAATTTTGGCCAAGATTCGGATGCTGGAAGCTCTTCCTCCAGGATCCACCATTGAGGTTCGCGACGGAGATTCCAAGACTTAA
- a CDS encoding DUF2075 domain-containing protein yields MTSFEIQQFNFDESLLTSTRSEQRLQNWPIVYVLNRPAQSARGLGRIYIGESRSFNNRMKQHLDGKKEHDLKAVRVVLDDTFNKSVCLDLESFLISLAFGDGRNEVLNRNMGISDAAYFGRESYRDTFQEIFEELRNEGLFQRSIPEIINSELFKLSPFKALNNDQAVAVMDILEGLSEDLVSDIDPGQVTFVQGAPGTGKTVVAVYLMKLLKDISDFRDGEDIDGDEMFSEFFLEGTRERFKDLKIGIIVPQQALRKSLEKVFAATPGLSKTMVLSAFTAADSPEQFDVLIVDEAHRLNQYSAQSVPALTKRFNKINEVLFDGRHPHASQLDWLKKKSRHVIMMLDMEQSIRPNDLPQEEFQEVLDQTPQSRKYRLHTQMRSLGGEDYIEYVTQVFSHLPPTEKLNFESYDLEIIDSPSEFVNTIKQHDIKVGLSRIVAGYAWKWASKNDKSAYDIDLGDGVQLQWNSKVVDWVNSKNAVHESGSIHTIQGYDLNYAGVIIGKDLRYTADRGLFIDKTQYFDAKGKTNNKMRGQITSEADLFSYITNIYKVLLTRGMKGTYLHIVDDGLREYLGRYFPVREKTEAK; encoded by the coding sequence ATGACCAGCTTTGAAATTCAGCAATTTAATTTCGACGAATCTTTGCTCACATCGACGCGTTCTGAACAGCGCCTTCAAAACTGGCCTATTGTTTATGTTCTCAACCGTCCAGCGCAAAGTGCTCGCGGACTAGGGCGCATTTATATCGGTGAGTCCCGTAGTTTCAACAATCGCATGAAACAACACCTCGACGGGAAGAAAGAGCATGATCTGAAAGCAGTGAGAGTGGTTCTCGATGACACTTTCAACAAATCTGTCTGCCTCGACCTCGAGTCTTTCCTAATCAGCCTTGCTTTCGGCGATGGCCGAAATGAAGTCCTCAACCGCAATATGGGTATTTCAGACGCCGCCTACTTCGGCAGGGAGAGCTACCGCGATACCTTCCAAGAGATCTTCGAAGAGCTGCGGAATGAAGGCCTTTTTCAGAGATCAATCCCCGAAATTATTAATTCCGAGCTCTTTAAACTATCTCCATTCAAGGCGTTAAACAATGACCAAGCAGTTGCTGTCATGGATATCCTTGAAGGCCTCAGTGAGGATTTAGTATCAGACATTGATCCTGGTCAGGTGACGTTTGTGCAAGGTGCACCTGGTACCGGAAAAACTGTTGTCGCTGTTTATCTCATGAAATTGCTCAAAGATATCTCCGATTTCCGCGATGGTGAAGATATCGATGGCGATGAAATGTTCTCAGAATTTTTCTTAGAAGGCACCCGCGAACGCTTTAAAGACCTCAAAATCGGCATCATTGTCCCGCAGCAGGCCCTTCGTAAATCACTAGAAAAAGTCTTTGCCGCCACCCCTGGGCTCAGCAAAACTATGGTACTTTCCGCGTTCACCGCTGCCGATTCACCAGAACAATTTGATGTCCTGATCGTTGATGAAGCCCACCGACTCAATCAGTACTCTGCACAGTCTGTACCTGCATTAACAAAAAGATTTAACAAAATAAACGAGGTGCTTTTCGACGGCCGACACCCTCACGCGTCTCAATTGGACTGGTTGAAAAAGAAATCCCGCCACGTCATCATGATGCTTGATATGGAACAGTCAATCCGCCCCAATGATCTTCCACAAGAGGAGTTCCAAGAAGTTCTTGATCAAACCCCTCAGAGCAGAAAGTACCGCCTGCATACTCAAATGCGCAGCCTCGGTGGGGAAGACTACATCGAATACGTGACTCAAGTCTTTTCTCATCTGCCACCTACTGAGAAACTCAATTTTGAGTCTTATGATCTTGAAATTATCGATTCTCCATCTGAGTTTGTCAACACCATCAAACAGCACGATATAAAAGTTGGCTTATCCAGAATCGTCGCTGGTTACGCGTGGAAATGGGCAAGTAAAAACGACAAATCAGCCTACGATATTGATCTCGGTGATGGTGTACAGCTCCAATGGAATTCCAAAGTAGTGGACTGGGTGAACTCCAAAAACGCAGTGCATGAATCCGGCTCCATTCACACAATTCAGGGTTATGACCTCAACTATGCGGGAGTCATTATCGGCAAGGATCTGCGATACACCGCAGACCGTGGCCTATTCATCGACAAAACCCAATATTTCGATGCCAAGGGTAAAACAAACAACAAAATGCGTGGTCAAATAACTTCCGAAGCAGACCTCTTTAGCTACATCACCAATATTTATAAAGTCTTGCTGACACGAGGAATGAAGGGAACGTACCTTCATATCGTTGATGACGGTCTACGTGAATACTTAGGGCGGTATTTCCCGGTTCGAGAAAAAACTGAAGCAAAGTAG
- a CDS encoding zinc-binding dehydrogenase: MRAITHNTFGNPADVLQVTEKDIPNPGPGQVRIRVTLATIHNHDLWTVKGSYGFVPDLPAAAGTEAVGIVDALGEGVEGLQVGQRVASGTSFGIWAEYALIDASGLIPVPAQLSDESAAQLVAMPFSAISLLDFLEMKPGEWLIQNSANGAVGRMLAQLAKSRGINVLGLVRRDAGVEELADQGITQVISTENPDWKKQVSEITGGANISVALDSVGGSSASDLVQLLGEGGTLVSFGAMGNPVMEIPSGPVIFKHITVKGFWGSKVSREMPAEKKTQLFGELIARILDGTLTLPVDSTFDAADIVSAVRASSEPGRAGKVLIRF; encoded by the coding sequence ATGCGCGCAATCACTCACAACACTTTCGGCAACCCCGCCGACGTCCTGCAGGTCACCGAGAAGGATATTCCTAATCCCGGCCCAGGTCAGGTTCGTATTCGAGTGACGCTGGCAACCATCCACAACCACGATCTATGGACCGTGAAGGGCTCTTACGGCTTCGTCCCAGATCTGCCGGCCGCCGCAGGCACCGAGGCAGTCGGCATCGTCGACGCCCTGGGCGAGGGCGTCGAAGGCTTGCAGGTCGGTCAGCGTGTTGCGTCCGGCACCAGCTTTGGCATCTGGGCGGAGTACGCGCTTATCGACGCCTCCGGCTTGATTCCCGTACCAGCGCAGCTTTCCGATGAAAGCGCAGCTCAGCTCGTGGCAATGCCATTCAGTGCGATCAGCCTTCTAGATTTCTTGGAAATGAAGCCAGGGGAGTGGCTGATTCAAAATTCGGCCAACGGTGCGGTCGGACGAATGCTCGCACAGCTGGCAAAATCCCGTGGCATTAATGTGCTGGGCTTGGTGCGTCGTGATGCTGGCGTAGAAGAACTTGCTGACCAGGGGATCACGCAGGTCATTTCAACTGAAAATCCAGACTGGAAAAAGCAGGTTTCAGAGATCACTGGTGGCGCCAATATTTCGGTGGCGCTGGATTCTGTCGGTGGTTCGTCCGCCTCAGATCTGGTCCAGCTGCTTGGCGAGGGCGGTACTCTCGTTTCCTTCGGCGCAATGGGCAACCCAGTGATGGAAATTCCTTCGGGACCTGTGATTTTCAAGCACATCACGGTGAAGGGTTTCTGGGGAAGTAAAGTCAGCCGCGAGATGCCTGCAGAGAAGAAAACCCAGTTGTTCGGCGAGCTCATTGCCCGCATACTTGATGGGACATTAACCCTTCCAGTTGATTCCACTTTTGATGCCGCTGACATCGTCTCCGCCGTTCGCGCTTCCAGTGAGCCTGGTCGTGCCGGAAAAGTGCTAATTCGTTTCTAA
- a CDS encoding branched-chain amino acid transporter permease produces MSEYGLPEGVTLINVASVLIPIAIITVLLRLFPFAAMKRMKNNQLMGVLGRTMPVGVMVVLVLYTLFSQVSAPGGIWASLIAVAFTALLHWWKGSAGLSIVGGTLAYMLLVNVVFA; encoded by the coding sequence ATGAGTGAGTACGGCCTTCCCGAAGGCGTCACCCTGATCAATGTCGCCTCTGTGCTCATCCCGATTGCCATTATCACCGTGCTGCTGCGCCTCTTCCCATTCGCAGCGATGAAACGCATGAAAAACAATCAACTCATGGGAGTTTTAGGCCGAACCATGCCAGTCGGTGTGATGGTTGTCTTGGTTCTCTACACGCTGTTTAGTCAGGTCAGCGCGCCGGGCGGAATTTGGGCTTCGCTTATCGCGGTGGCTTTTACTGCTCTTTTACATTGGTGGAAAGGCTCAGCCGGGCTGTCCATTGTCGGCGGTACCCTGGCATATATGCTGCTGGTCAACGTTGTTTTTGCTTAA
- a CDS encoding nucleotide pyrophosphohydrolase produces the protein MNTEQVLAQLQEFAKDRDWGKFHTSENLAKSISIEAAELLECFQWSGDFDNKDVRHELADVLTYCYFLAMKLDVDPNDIILEKLQITKEKYPVEQAYGKANKYDQL, from the coding sequence ATGAATACTGAACAGGTTCTGGCACAACTGCAAGAATTTGCTAAAGACCGCGACTGGGGGAAATTTCATACCTCAGAGAACCTGGCAAAGAGCATCAGCATTGAAGCTGCAGAATTGCTCGAGTGCTTTCAATGGAGTGGTGACTTCGATAATAAAGATGTCCGCCACGAGCTAGCCGACGTTCTTACTTATTGTTATTTCCTGGCCATGAAGCTGGATGTTGACCCAAATGACATTATTTTGGAAAAACTGCAGATAACAAAGGAAAAATATCCCGTCGAGCAGGCATATGGAAAGGCCAACAAATATGACCAGCTTTGA
- a CDS encoding MFS transporter, which translates to MTATIQQSTRGPEQILAEVRNNKMSQFQIITVTIALMMVILDGFEVGIMAFAAPQIQEQMGISSDILGYVLSGSLFGMAIGSIFLTPLADRFGRRPLTLAMLALIVLGMALTLTAPSAGWLIAWRILTGLGIGGMMANLNALVAEYSSDKRRTTAIAIYAAGYPIGATIAGFIARPLIPEFGWHSMFIAGTILAVLALVAAFFLLPESLDYLFGRRPAGALERVNTILTKMNLAPLASLPEVQVDEENRVSTKNTIRDILSPPTLRLTIALWVGYALLVAAYYFANTWIPTILTNVSGDPQLGNAMGIGANLGGVLGCFVFAALAMRFSGRHLLFLTLFAAAGAYLVFGMVFSIIPVAIMVGFVLGVLTTGGIAGFYAVAPTIYSSRSRATGIGWMIGIGRLVSVAAPIIVGYILASGAAPEKVFLYFAVPLLISGAAALTLLFGRSTATLAD; encoded by the coding sequence GTGACCGCAACAATCCAACAGTCAACGCGGGGCCCAGAGCAGATCCTTGCTGAGGTTCGCAACAACAAAATGTCTCAATTCCAGATCATCACCGTCACCATTGCTTTGATGATGGTCATTTTGGACGGCTTTGAAGTTGGCATCATGGCCTTCGCCGCTCCACAAATTCAAGAGCAAATGGGAATTAGCTCAGATATCTTAGGTTATGTGCTCAGCGGAAGCCTCTTCGGTATGGCTATCGGCTCAATTTTCCTCACACCATTGGCAGACCGTTTTGGTCGACGCCCCCTCACCTTGGCAATGCTGGCACTGATCGTCTTAGGCATGGCCCTTACGCTGACTGCACCTTCCGCCGGATGGCTGATTGCATGGCGTATCCTCACCGGCCTGGGTATTGGCGGAATGATGGCAAACCTTAATGCATTGGTTGCGGAATATTCCTCTGATAAACGCCGCACCACGGCCATTGCTATTTACGCTGCTGGTTACCCAATTGGTGCAACCATCGCAGGATTCATCGCTCGTCCTTTGATCCCCGAGTTCGGCTGGCACTCCATGTTTATTGCAGGCACCATTTTGGCTGTACTGGCTCTTGTCGCCGCATTCTTCCTTCTTCCTGAGTCCTTGGATTACCTCTTTGGTCGCCGACCAGCAGGCGCACTTGAGCGGGTAAACACCATTTTGACCAAGATGAATCTCGCTCCTTTGGCTTCCCTTCCAGAAGTACAAGTTGATGAAGAGAACCGTGTCAGCACCAAGAACACCATCCGCGATATCCTCTCCCCGCCGACCCTTCGTCTCACCATCGCATTGTGGGTTGGCTATGCACTACTTGTTGCTGCGTATTACTTTGCCAACACCTGGATCCCAACCATTTTGACCAACGTCAGTGGTGATCCACAATTGGGCAATGCCATGGGTATCGGTGCAAACCTCGGTGGCGTGTTGGGCTGCTTCGTCTTCGCAGCGCTAGCAATGCGCTTTAGTGGCCGTCACCTTCTTTTCCTCACGCTGTTTGCTGCAGCAGGCGCTTACCTTGTTTTCGGCATGGTCTTTAGCATCATCCCAGTAGCAATTATGGTCGGTTTCGTTCTGGGTGTTCTTACTACTGGTGGCATCGCAGGTTTCTACGCAGTGGCACCAACCATCTACTCTTCTCGCTCCCGCGCCACAGGAATCGGCTGGATGATCGGCATCGGACGGTTGGTTTCCGTAGCCGCCCCGATCATCGTTGGTTATATCTTGGCTTCTGGCGCTGCTCCTGAAAAAGTCTTCCTTTACTTCGCTGTCCCACTGCTGATCTCTGGCGCAGCCGCTCTGACTCTGCTGTTTGGTCGCTCCACAGCAACCCTCGCTGACTAG
- a CDS encoding heavy-metal-associated domain-containing protein — MAIKNYTVEGMTCGHCVSSVKEEIGEVTGVAAVDVTLETGAVQVTGEGFTDEAVEAAVAEAGYKVVA, encoded by the coding sequence ATGGCTATCAAAAATTACACCGTCGAAGGCATGACCTGCGGACACTGCGTCTCATCTGTCAAAGAAGAGATCGGCGAGGTCACTGGCGTTGCTGCAGTGGATGTCACTCTAGAAACCGGTGCTGTACAAGTCACCGGTGAAGGCTTCACTGACGAGGCCGTCGAGGCCGCGGTCGCGGAGGCTGGCTACAAGGTAGTCGCCTAA
- a CDS encoding amidohydrolase family protein: MRYESAVDFDAIEAIDVHVHYETDTCDHHSLPQEYMDASAAYFKGGERIPSIDTIADLYRKLNMAAVVFTVDARTQLGHLPNSIDDLVAGTQKHNDVLIPFGSVDPRTGQDAIDEAIRQVEELGVWGMKFHPSLQGFDPSDPQYRPLWKTISDLGVTALFHTGQNGIGAGMAGGGGIKLGYSNPLLLDDIAAEFPELRIIMAHPSVPWQDEANSIAIHKSNVFIDLSGWRPKYFPQSLVGYMSNMLSDKVLFATDYPLLAPERWLADFAELPIKDEVRPKIFKQNAMRALGLK, encoded by the coding sequence ATGCGTTATGAGTCAGCTGTAGATTTTGATGCCATTGAGGCAATTGATGTTCACGTTCATTATGAAACCGATACATGCGATCACCACTCCTTGCCGCAGGAATATATGGATGCATCTGCTGCGTATTTCAAAGGTGGCGAACGCATTCCTTCCATCGATACGATTGCCGATCTTTATCGCAAACTAAACATGGCTGCTGTCGTATTCACGGTGGATGCACGCACTCAGCTTGGTCATCTTCCTAACTCGATTGATGATCTGGTTGCCGGAACCCAAAAGCATAATGATGTGCTGATTCCATTCGGCAGTGTTGATCCTCGCACGGGCCAAGATGCGATTGATGAGGCAATCCGCCAGGTAGAAGAGCTGGGTGTGTGGGGCATGAAGTTCCACCCGTCTCTTCAAGGTTTTGACCCTTCTGATCCGCAGTATCGCCCACTGTGGAAAACAATTTCAGATTTGGGAGTCACCGCTCTTTTCCATACTGGACAAAATGGAATCGGCGCCGGCATGGCAGGCGGTGGCGGAATAAAGCTGGGATACTCCAACCCATTGCTTCTTGATGATATCGCTGCCGAGTTCCCAGAACTGCGCATCATCATGGCACATCCTTCTGTGCCATGGCAGGATGAAGCGAACTCTATTGCGATCCACAAATCTAATGTGTTCATTGATCTTTCAGGTTGGCGACCAAAGTACTTCCCACAATCTTTGGTGGGCTACATGTCTAATATGCTTTCGGACAAGGTGCTTTTCGCTACGGATTACCCTTTGCTTGCTCCAGAAAGGTGGCTTGCTGATTTCGCAGAGCTACCAATCAAGGATGAAGTGCGCCCGAAAATCTTTAAGCAAAACGCTATGCGTGCGCTCGGGTTGAAATAG
- the thiD gene encoding bifunctional hydroxymethylpyrimidine kinase/phosphomethylpyrimidine kinase, which translates to MVNYAFVIAGSEATGGAGIQVDLKTFQHLDVYGIGAITCLVAFDPKDNWNHRFVPVDAQVIANQIEAATAAHDLDVVKIGMLGTPTTIETVATALEANKFKHVVLDPVLICKGQEPGAALDTDTALRARVLPQASVVTPNNFEATTLSGMDKLETIEDLKEAARLIHEQGPQYVVVKGGIDLPGDDAVDVLFDGSDYHVFSEPKIGDERVSGAGCTFAAVITAELAKGSSVVDAVTTAKRVVTRAVHDAVASNAPFTSVWLAEDNK; encoded by the coding sequence GTGGTTAATTACGCATTTGTTATCGCAGGTTCCGAAGCAACCGGCGGCGCCGGTATCCAGGTCGATCTGAAGACTTTCCAGCACTTAGATGTGTATGGCATTGGTGCCATCACATGTTTAGTGGCTTTCGACCCGAAAGATAATTGGAATCACCGCTTTGTGCCGGTTGATGCTCAAGTTATCGCTAATCAGATTGAGGCTGCCACTGCAGCGCATGACCTTGATGTAGTGAAAATTGGCATGCTGGGCACTCCCACCACCATTGAAACGGTGGCGACGGCTTTGGAAGCGAACAAATTCAAGCATGTCGTCTTGGATCCAGTGCTGATTTGCAAGGGCCAGGAGCCTGGCGCGGCACTCGACACGGATACCGCGCTGAGGGCTCGAGTGCTGCCACAGGCGAGCGTCGTCACGCCTAATAACTTTGAGGCAACCACGCTGTCTGGCATGGACAAGCTGGAGACCATCGAAGATCTGAAGGAAGCCGCTCGTTTGATTCACGAGCAGGGACCTCAGTATGTCGTGGTTAAGGGTGGAATTGACCTCCCAGGCGATGATGCAGTGGACGTACTTTTCGACGGCTCCGACTACCACGTTTTCTCTGAGCCAAAGATCGGCGACGAGCGTGTCTCCGGCGCTGGCTGCACCTTCGCGGCTGTCATTACCGCAGAGCTCGCCAAGGGCAGCTCGGTCGTTGATGCCGTGACCACCGCTAAGCGAGTAGTCACCCGTGCAGTTCATGACGCTGTTGCCTCCAACGCGCCATTTACTTCCGTGTGGTTGGCAGAAGACAACAAGTAG
- a CDS encoding DUF1304 domain-containing protein: MIIIGAVFTILAALLHVFIFYMESFAWTGEKARGVFGTTQIDAENTKEMAYNQGFYNFFLAVVSGVGVAFLFAGSTGIGAALTFAGTGSMLAAAAVLALSSPDKRGAAVKQGAFPLLAVVFLVIGLLV; this comes from the coding sequence ATGATCATTATCGGAGCAGTTTTCACCATCCTCGCAGCTCTACTGCATGTTTTTATCTTCTACATGGAATCATTCGCCTGGACTGGAGAGAAAGCACGCGGAGTTTTCGGCACCACTCAAATCGATGCTGAAAACACTAAAGAAATGGCCTACAACCAAGGTTTCTACAATTTCTTCCTGGCCGTAGTTTCCGGTGTGGGTGTTGCGTTCCTGTTCGCTGGTTCAACTGGCATCGGTGCAGCTCTCACATTCGCTGGTACTGGTTCCATGCTTGCCGCTGCTGCAGTGTTGGCCTTGAGCTCACCTGACAAACGTGGGGCAGCCGTCAAGCAAGGTGCGTTCCCGCTGCTCGCAGTGGTATTCCTTGTGATTGGATTGCTGGTTTAA